The Papaver somniferum cultivar HN1 chromosome 3, ASM357369v1, whole genome shotgun sequence genome includes a region encoding these proteins:
- the LOC113359192 gene encoding uncharacterized protein LOC113359192, giving the protein MTYCGNQESNILDVTGNQESQVFESTSLPCNEEPNPIPELLVSSEQPDFTQHFLKREGFGTREELQAWCVSIGKAHNFQIICKSSQMKDTLGNGQGSRVQLCCERSGKYTSHRAKSYVPKTTTTKKRKCGSVKCNCPFRLNGSCDKYGKWKLRVGCGYHNHPLSTTLVGHGYAGRLEEKEKLEVEKLTNSGSRPWEILTNIKIDNPKNCSTMRTIYNARRKFKICAMQGRSMMQHFYKLALEHHYTVEYKYDPMTKKVTDLFFAHPVSVKLAQCFHEFLLLDCTYKTNKYRLPLFHVVSHTSTGATFTVAVAFMSREKEANYICALECVKRLYRENEIPSVFVTNCEVGLIKAIDYVFPIHLIFFAHGI; this is encoded by the exons ATGACTTATTGTGGAAACCAGGAATCAAATATACTTGATGTTACTGGGAACCAAGAATCCCAG GTTTTTGAATCCACATCTCTCCCTTGCAATGAAGAACCTAATCCCATCCCCGAACTTTTGGTGTCATCGGAACAACCAGATTTTACACAACATTTTCTAAAACGGGAGGGATTTGGTACTAGAGAAGAATTACAGGCGTGGTGCGTGTCTATTGGTAAAGCACACAATTTTCAGATTATCTGTAAGTCATCACAAATGAAAGACACTTTAGGTAATGGTCAAGGATCTCGGGTACAATTGTGTTGTGAAAGAAGTGGCAAGTACACTAGTCACAGAGCGAAAAGCTATGTGCCAAAGACCACTACGACAAAAAAGAGAAAATGCGGCAGTGTCAAATGTAATTGTCCATTTCGTCTAAATGGAAGTTGTGACAAGTATGGGAAATGGAAACTTAGAGTTGGATGTGGTTACCACAATCACCCACTGTCAACCACATTAGTTGGACATGGTTATGCTGGAAGATTGGAGGAAAAAGAAAAGTTAGAAGTTGAAAAATTGACAAACAGTGGTTCTCGACCTTGGGAAATTCttaccaatatcaaaatcgataACCCGAAAAATTGTTCTACCATGAGAACCATTTATAATGCAAGGCGCAAATTTAAAATTTGTGCAATGCAAGGCAGATCAATGATGCAGCATTTCTACAAGTTAGCACTAGAGCACCATTACACGGTTGAATATAAGTATGATCCCATGACAAAGAAGGTAACAGATCTCTTTTTTGCTCATCCGGTTTCAGTGAAGTTGGCACAGTGTTTTCATGAATTTCTCCTATTGGATTgcacatataaaactaacaagtatagattaccgttattccacgTTGTGTCTCATACCTCAACGGGAGCAACATTCACAGTTGCGGTGGCCTTTATGAGTCGAGAAAAAGAAGCAAACTACATATGTGCTTTAGAGTGTGTTAAGCGACTTTATAGAGAAAATGAGATTCCATCTGTTTTCGTCACTAATTGTGAAGTTGGTTTAATTAAAGCAATTGATTATGTTTTCCCCATTCATCTCATCTTCTTTGCGCATGGCATATAG